The window CCGCGGATCATTCCAGTACTTAACTCAAAGACCATGGCTCACCTCTTGCTCTTGATCGCAGTGCCGAGCACTTGCAGATAGGCGACCAGTGCGTCCATTTCGCTCTTGCCCTTGAGCGAAGCGACGGCGCCGGCGATGTCGTCATCGGTGTACGGCACGCCCAGGGTGCGCATGGTCTTGAGCTTGGTTTCGGTGTGGCTGCTGTCGAGTGGGTTGGCCACCAGCCACGGGTAGGCGGGCATCTTCGATTCCGGCACCACGTTGCGCGGGTTGTACAAGTGCGCGCGGTGCCAGTCATCCGAGTAGCGTGCACCGACCCGCGCCAGGTCCGGCCCGGTACGTTTCGAACCCCAGAGAAAGGGGTGATCCCAGACGCTTTCACCGGCGACCGAGTAGTGGCCGTAGCGTTCGGTCTCGGCGCGAAACGGGCGGATCATCTGCGAGTGGCAACCGACGCAGCCTTCGCGG of the Pseudomonas sp. MAG733B genome contains:
- the ccoO gene encoding cytochrome-c oxidase, cbb3-type subunit II → MKHETIEKNVGLLMLLMVLAVSIGGLTQIVPLFFQDVTNKPVEGMKPYTALQLEGRDIYIREGCVGCHSQMIRPFRAETERYGHYSVAGESVWDHPFLWGSKRTGPDLARVGARYSDDWHRAHLYNPRNVVPESKMPAYPWLVANPLDSSHTETKLKTMRTLGVPYTDDDIAGAVASLKGKSEMDALVAYLQVLGTAIKSKR